In Plectropomus leopardus isolate mb chromosome 20, YSFRI_Pleo_2.0, whole genome shotgun sequence, one DNA window encodes the following:
- the wdr91 gene encoding WD repeat-containing protein 91 — translation MGSAVERTDEHVREYLIYRGFTSTLKHLDSEIKADKEKGFRVDKIIDQLQQFVQSFDLFGLKEYWLYLDRRLFCRLEDVYRSTVNKLRTSLYRYYVINTIQKGNLEKTQEFFQKQGLELQSQVEWRDWFILPFIPTPEQNPAFAPYFSRQWADTFLVSLHNFLSVLFQCMPQPVLLSFDAEVQKMTSLTEENEQLRQLLFALQTESRDHRDGDEMIHHKLPVYVQNMDRLGDTELDLVSSQRPISTATTPSRNFFSTFLPQGRRTPGKPPQPTTGSSPSQVAVGRKELPNNQPTKSKEAVQAKEVKPVSSQVSTNEPASSQSQQSTNQSTNQPSHNRHKRIQDHEKERKELFSKPPPQQTPEKKAEVGEVEPPAETSSEPSDSSSNSRSGGGAGTEGGGLSAEQPFIKLSQEEYGEHHSSIMHCRVDCSGRRVASLDVDGVIKVWSFNPIMQTKATIMSKSPLLSLEWATKPDRLLLLGSGVGTVRLYDTDAKKNLYEMNIDESHPRILSLACSPSGSSFVCSAAALSRSGSVESTPRLPIPVSGQLLLWDTKTVKQQLQFSLEPEPVAINCTAFNHNGNLLVTGAADGVIRLFDMQRYESAMSWRAHDGEVYSVEFSYDENTVFSIGEDGKFIQWNIHRCGVKQSEQALPQDATGPFILSGYSGYKQVQVPRGRLFTFDSEGQHILTCSSTGGLIYRLTNGEPALESVLSLGGHKAPVVTVDWCSAVDCGTCLTASMDGKIKLSTLLAQKS, via the exons atGGGGTCGGCGGTTGAGAGGACGGACGAACACGTGAGAGAGTATCTGATCTACCGCGGTTTCACCAGCACTCTGAAACACTTGGACAGCGAGATCAAGGCCGATAAAGAGAAAGGCTTCAGG gtggatAAGATTATTGATCAGCTGCAGCAGTTCGTCCAGAGCTTCGACCTGTTTGGTCTGAAGGAGTACTGGCTGTACCTGGACAGACGTCTGTTTTGCAGACTGGAGGACGTTTACAGATCCACAGTGAATAAACTGAGAACCAGCCTGTACAGATACTACGTCATCAACACTATCCAG AAAGGAAACCTGGAGAAGACTCAGGAGTTCTTCCAAAAGCAGGGGCTGGAGCTGCAGAGTCAGGTCGAGTGGCGGGATTGGTTCATTCTGCCATTTATCCCCACCCCCGAGCAGAACCCTGCCTTCGCTCCATACTTCTCCCGCCAGTGGGCCGACACCTTCCTGGTGTCACTGCACAACTTCCTGTCAGTCCTCTTCCAGTGCATGC CCCAGCCGGTCCTGTTGAGTTTTGATGCTGAAGTCCAAAAGATGACTAGCCTGACAGAAGAGAACGAACAGCTCCGCCAGCTG CTGTTCGCCCTGCAGACTGAGAGTCGGGACCATAGAGACGGGGACGAGATGATCCACCACAAGCTGCCGGTGTACGTCCAGAACATGGACCGCCTGGGAGACACAGAGCT GGACTTGGTGTCGAGCCAGCGCCCTATCAGCACCGCCACCACTCCCTCCAGAAACTTCTTCTCTACATTCCTGCCGCAGGGCAGACGCACTCCGGGGAAACCTCCTCAGCCCACCACGGGGTCCTCGCCAAGCCAGGTAGCTGTGGGCAGGAAGGAGCTACCAAACAATCAG ccTACAAAGTCCAAAGAGGCAGTCCAAGCTAAGGAGGTGAAGCCAGTTTCCAGCCAGGTATCGACCAATGAACCTGCGAGCTCCCAGTCCCAACAGTCAACAAACCAGTCAACAAACCAGCCGTCACACAACAGACACAAGAGAATCCAGGACCAcgagaaagagaggaaggagctTTTCTCTAAACCACCACCACAGCAG ACACCTGAGAAGAAAGCTGAAGTGGGAGAGGTAGAGCCTCCTGCTGAGACCTCCAGCGAACCTTCTGACTCCTCCTCAAACAGCCggagtggaggaggagcaggaacagagggaggaggactGTCAGCCGAACAGCCGTTCATCAAACTCAGCCAGGAGGAGTACGGAGAACACCACTCCTCCATCATGCACTGCAG AGTTGACTGTTCTGGTCGCCGGGTTGCCAGTTTGGACGTAGATGGAGTCATTAAG GTGTGGTCATTCAACCCCATCATGCAGACGAAAGCCACCATCATGTCCAagtctcctctgctgtctttgGAGTGGGCCACCAAACCAGACAGACTG ttGTTGCTAGGCAGCGGCGTTGGCACAGTGCGGCTGTACGATACGGACGCCAAGAAGAATCTTTATGAGATGAACATTGATGAAAGTCATCCACG TATCTTGTCTTTAGCCTGCAGTCCCAGCGGTTCCTCGTTCGTCTGTTCAGCTGCAGCTCTCAGTCGATCTGGAAGTGTCGAATCCACACCTCGACTTCCCATACCAGTGTCGGGACAGCTGCTGCTCTGGGACACGAAGACCGTCAAACAACAG ctcCAGTTCTCTTTAGAGCCTGAACCAGTAGCCATTAACTGCACAGCCTTCAACCACAATGGAAACCTGCTGGTGACGGGAGCTGCTGACGGCGTCATCAGACTGTTCG ATATGCAGCGGTATGAGAGCGCTATGAGCTGGAGAGCTCACGACGGAGAAGTTTACAGCGTGGAGTTCAGCTACGATGAAAACACCGTCTTCAGCATCGGAGAAGACGGAAAG ttcATCCAGTGGAACATCCATCGGTGTGGCGTGAAGCAGTCGGAGCAGGCTTTACCTCAGGATGCCACAGGGCCCTTCATCCTGTCAGGGTACAGTGGATACAAGCAG GTTCAGGTTCCTCGAGGTCGACTCTTTACCTTTGACTCTGAAGGCCAACACATCCTGACCTGCTCCAGCACCGGAGGACTCATATACAGG CTGACCAATGGAGAGCCAGCTCTGGAGAGCGTGCTGTCACTGGGCGGGCACAAAGCGCCGGTGGTGACAGTCGATTGGTGCTCGGCGGTGGACTGCGGCACCTGTCTGACCGCCTCCATGGATGGGAAGATTAAACTGAGCACGCTCCTGGCACAGAAGTCCTGA
- the ccdc82 gene encoding coiled-coil domain-containing protein 82 — MESLYKRKMFASMRKTKVDASKKRQIGLPASILDDSDEGSFTSSSSSSGSQSDFQSSPEEDSEQEQEDRDRSDSGATSSDDSRSVTRRKRSFLGGDDSSSSSSPGEEDSTNDEEEKDRSQPKRTVQPRKRSRLQRPDESDSEHAEEKRTEEAEKAKRKQRHNKLLALSRRMKARVPNRRRSRLKQDVVDEEESKDGEDEARGGKEGGGGENGDNKQAAEGDEGGQEEKKDTEEEKEGEEEEEEEEEK, encoded by the exons ATGGAGAGCTTGTACAAGCGGAAAATGTTCGCGTCGATGCGGAAAACCAAAGTGGACGCGTCGAAGAAGCGGCAGATCGGCCTGCCCGCCTCAATCCTAGACGACAGTGACGAAggctccttcacctcctcctcctcctcctccggaTCCCAGTCCGACTTCCAGAGCTCCCCGGAAGAGGACAgcgagcaggagcaggaggaccgaGACCGGAGCGACTCCGGGGCGACTTCCAGCGACGACAGCCGCTCCGTGACACGCAGAAAGCGCTCGTTCCTGGGAGGCGACGACAGCTCCTCGTCCTCCAGTCCCGGGGAGGAGGACTCGACAAAcgatgaggaggagaaggacagGAGCCAGCCCAAGAGGACGGTGCAGCCGAGGAAGCGGAGCAGGCTGCAGCGGCCGGACGAGTCGGACTCGGAACACGCGGAGGAGAAGCGGACAGAGGAGGCGGAGAAGGCGAAGAGGAAGCAGAGACACAACAAGCTGCTGGCGCTGTCCCGGAGGATGAAGGCCCGGGTCCCCAACCGGAGGAGGAGCCGCCTCAAGCAG GATGTGGTCGATGAGGAAGAGTCCAAAGACGGTGAGGACGAAGCCAGAGGTGGGAAAGAAGGAGGCGGAGGAGAAAACGGCGACAATAAACAGGCTGCAGAAGGTGATGAGGGAGgtcaggaggagaagaaagacacagaggaggagaaagaaggcgaggaggaggaggaggaggaggaggagaagtag
- the LOC121959445 gene encoding sperm-associated antigen 16 protein, with amino-acid sequence MSARRKERAEEVMREVSSEEERRSVEDNSEEVMREAASFSASWRSPRPSKQQIIPRIPEAVDDFLRNFLRRVGLSRTLSSFEAEWFSSAQKRLTETLKMAATGVLFIPDALTHRQLLHSELETVRRETEQLGQEVLVAGESLVRMQRERDFHRLQYRRVAEDKNRLIEDFKQLKKHLESYEPALRQLEDKYQAALRHKMLISLEKERAQNTTDARLTQENSQMKRETSIKRSESTDASSAKSSSRHPKDTEFPVCRLVNPQTDQVKCQKYKSPSSFSLSYSIRAHKLPISCIHLHPQNLILASASDDRSWRLWMLHANGEKVGEMVLTGEGHSDWLSGCCFHPDGAKLATTSGDSTVRLWDFSRGCCVLVLSGHSQPTWGCSFHSCGHFLASCSADRTAKLWDLNSQRCRHTLRRHTASVNSVCFLPLSNFLLTCSADKTLAMWDTRLGVCTTTFHGHQHPCNHATFSPAGTALASCDTHGIISLWDYRNPALALATVDAGPLAANQVTFSPSGKTLAVACSDGLVRMVEIDSGVVSSLLGHSDVVQSVTFDREGEMVMSAGSDGMINVWA; translated from the exons ATGTCAGCTAGACGAAAAGAAAGAGCAGAGGAGGTGATGAGGGAGGTTTcctcagaggaggagaggaggagtgttGAGGACAACTCTGAGGAGGTGATGAGGGAGGCTGCCTCCTTTTCTGCCTCCTGGAGATCACCTAGACCATCCAAACAACAAATCATCCCCAGAATCCCTGAGGCAGTGGACGACTTCCTGAGGAACTTCCTGCGTAGGGTCGGTCTGAGCCGGACTCTGAGCAGCTTTGAGGCAGAGTGGTTCAGCTCAGCGCAGAAACGCCTCACTGAGACTCTGAAGATGGCAGCGACGGGCGTCCTGTTCATTCCTgatgctctcacacacagacagctccTCCATAGTGAGCTGGAGACAGTccgcagagagacagagcagctgGGGCAGGAGGTGCTGGTAGCAGGGGAGAGCCTGGTGAGGATGCAGAGGGAGAGGGATTTCCATCGGCTGCAGTACAGACGAGTGGCTGAGGACAAAAACCGGCTGATCGAGGACTTCAAACAGCTCAAGAAACATCTGGAGTCCTACGAGCCAGCACTGAGACAGCTGGAGGACAAATATCAAGCAGCTCTGAGACACAAAATGCTTATCAGtttagagaaagaaagagcTCAAAACACCACAGATGCAAGACTAACTCAAGAAAACTCCcaaatgaagagagagacaagCATCAAAAGGAGCGAGAGCACTGATGCATCATCagcaaaaagcagcagcagacaccCAAAGGACACAGAGTTTCCTGTCTGCAGGCTGGTGAACCCTCAAACGGATCAggtgaaatgtcaaaaatataaaagcccCAGCTCCTTCAGCCTGTCCTACTCCATCAGAGCCCATAAACTTCCCATCAGCTGCATCCACCTCCACCCACAAAATCTGATCCTCGCTTCAGCCAGTGACGACCGCAGCTGGAGGCTGTGGATGCTGCACGCCAACGGAGAGAAG GTAGGTGAGATGGTGCTGACAGGTGAGggtcactctgattggctgtctggCTGCTGCTTTCACCCTGACGGAGCAAAACTGGCAACAACCAGTGGAGACTCTACG GTGCGGCTCTGGGATTTCTCTCGTGGTTGCTGCGTGTTGGTGCTGTCCGGTCACAGCCAGCCCACCTGGGGCTGCTCCTTTCACTCGTGCGGTCATTTCCTGGCGTCCTGCTCTGCTGACAGAACCGCCAAGCTGTGGGACCTGAACAGCCAGCGCTGCAGGCACACACTACGTCGCCACACCGCCTCCGTCAACAGCGTCTGCTTCCTGCCCCTCTCCAACTTCCTTCTCACCTGCTCTGCTGACAAAACCCTTGCCATGTGGGACACCAGACTGGGAGTCTGCACCACGACCTTCCATGGACACCAGCACCCCTGTAACCATGCCACCTTCAGCCCGGCAGGCACCGCCCTGGCCTCCTGTGACACCCATGGCATCATCAGCCTGTGGGACTACAGGAATCCTGCACTGGCTCTGGCTACGGTAGATGCCGGACCACTGGCCGCCAACCAGGTGACGTTCAGCCCATCAGGGAAGACGCTGGCTGTTGCCTGCTCCGACGGTCTGGTCAGAATGGTGGAAATCGATTCTGGTGTGGTGAGCAGCCTGCTGGGGCACAGCGATGTTGTGCAGAGCGTCACATTCGACCGTGAGGGGGAGATGGTGATGTCAGCAGGGAGTGACGGGATGATTAATGTCTGGGCGTGA